The Candidatus Nanopelagicales bacterium genomic interval CAGGAATCCGCCGGGAAATGGGAGACCTGCATGGAACAACAGGACCATCACCACCGCGATGGCTCGAAGGCCCTGGATGTCTGGCCGATAACTTCGGCTGATCGCGGTCGTCGGCATCATGCACCGGTATGGGCGAGAAAACGCTCACGGTCAAGAGTCATGACATCACAAGTGAAAGAAACTGAAGCCTGGTCCTGTGAACAGGGCACAAGTACCGTGCCGTCTACAGCAGATTCACGGCGCAGTGGCAGGCTCTCGGTGGTGACAAATCCGTCGCGCTCGTAGAGACGCTTGGCAAGTGTGTTGTTTGACAGCACCCGCAAGTACAGCGAAGAGAGATCCAAGGTTACGAAGGCCCACTCTGCTAGTGACCGCTCGCTTGCTGACATTAAACCTCGAGGACCACTATTGATCCCACGCATGACATTATCGATTTCAGCGGTGTCTGGATGAATATTGGCCAGGCCGATGTGGCCTAGAAATATGCCGTCGCTTTCAATCATGAACAGGATTCGCTGCTCCAGACCGATAGAGAATTGCTGGAGGTAGTTCGCCGTTTTAGCGGGAGTCGATTCAAACTGCGCGAGGAACATCTCCATCGTACGGGCGCGCCAAGAAGCCATCGCTTCGATCAAAGTTTCGTCAGCCAGAATCCACGACCCAACCGGCACCAGCATGCCCAGAACCTCATTGCCACGGGTGATTGGGATGGCACGTTCGCGAGCCGATTCAATATTTTCGCGCTTAAGGGATCCCAAAAAGCTCGTGTCAGGCATTGAAGGCGCCCGACTTATGCATGGAGAAATCGTATACTGCGAACGCAACAACATCGACTTGCCGAGCAAGTGGTGCGTATCAAAGACCAAGTTCGATGCCGCATTCGAGGTTGGTGATGGGGCCACCTGAACAATAGGTCGGCAGATGGGAAATCGTGAACGCTCGTAAGCTCGGTGTATCTGTCGTAGTCCCTGTCTACAAGAGCAGTGCGA includes:
- a CDS encoding GNAT family N-acetyltransferase; its protein translation is MPDTSFLGSLKRENIESARERAIPITRGNEVLGMLVPVGSWILADETLIEAMASWRARTMEMFLAQFESTPAKTANYLQQFSIGLEQRILFMIESDGIFLGHIGLANIHPDTAEIDNVMRGINSGPRGLMSASERSLAEWAFVTLDLSSLYLRVLSNNTLAKRLYERDGFVTTESLPLRRESAVDGTVLVPCSQDQASVSFTCDVMTLDRERFLAHTGA